One segment of Plasmodium vivax chromosome 14, whole genome shotgun sequence DNA contains the following:
- a CDS encoding U3 small nucleolar RNA-associated protein 11, putative (encoded by transcript PVX_101285A), translating into MSSYKNVIPKRSYQERGQAKERLHLGELEKKVDYGKRREIYKKKKKIENVLKEKIMNRNPDEFHTGMVHSRVTDGTNELKKEEKVLRTDVVLKNKRDGLKEQTNALYRKLKKINKALENYYINVPLRYLFNNSHELYNDKEDTTTTYVLKAEKKKLKSRAAVLQRRYSSLLNLKKNVLSQIRKIDNMYANTYKHVDGYCILKGVGGAPHRFFAPRLR; encoded by the coding sequence atgtcgagctacaaaaatgtaattccGAAGAGGAGCTACCAGGAAAGGGGGCAGGCCAAAGAGAGGCTACACCTGGGGGAGCTGGAGAAAAAAGTGGACTATGGAAAGAGGagagaaatttataaaaaaaaaaaaaaaattgaaaatgtgctgaaggaaaaaattatgaacagaaACCCAGATGAGTTCCACACGGGTATGGTTCACTCGAGGGTAACAGATGGTACCAACGAattgaaaaaagaggagaaggtgCTGAGGACAGACGTCGTGTTAAAAAACAAGAGGGACGGTCTGAAGGAGCAAACGAATGCATTGtatagaaaattaaaaaaaataaataaagcgctggaaaattattacataaatgtacCCCTGAGGTATCTTTTTAATAACTCGCATGAGCTCTACAACGACAAGGAGGACACTACCACCACCTATGTGCTGAaggcggaaaagaaaaaactgaagAGCAGAGCTGCCGTTCTTCAGAGAAGGTACAGTTCGCTGCTTaacttaaagaaaaatgtctTGTCccaaataagaaaaatcGATAACATGTATGCAAATACGTATAAGCATGTGGATGGGTATTGCATCCTTAAGGGTGTTGGCGGTGCTCCCCATCGGTTCTTTGCGCCACGCTTGAGATAG
- a CDS encoding tRNA intron endonuclease, catalytic C-terminal domain containing protein (encoded by transcript PVX_101290A): MKIIYAYKKEHYELEVDEGNADDYVIDALEKNSKKCSCDGLPYDSETQVEFLNLWQFHTGREVNFARERPTGRKTHVGRTTQLGSDDEGQNESLLNYVSYFEKEGYIVKEGDIYGAHFLLYLDGEQYTHAVYAVYAVRRDHVIRDLIRMLRVSRSVKKNVILILLTGREAADLSDNLVYVKVYSYK, encoded by the coding sequence atgaaaatcatCTACGCGTATAAAAAGGAGCACTACGAACTGGAGGTCGACGAGGGGAATGCTGACGATTACGTCATCGACgcgttggaaaaaaattcgaaaaagTGCAGCTGCGATGGTTTGCCTTACGACAGTGAGACGCAGGTGGAGTTTCTGAATTTATGGCAGTTCCACACGGGAAGGGAAGTGAATTTTGCACGTGAGAGACCAACTGGTAGGAAAACGCACGTGGGGAGAACTACCCAGCTGGGTAGCGATGATGAAGGACAAAACGAATCGCTGCTAAATTATGTGAGCTATTTCGAGAAGGAAGGGTACATCGTCAAAGAGGGAGACATTTATggagcacattttttactttaccTAGATGGTGAGCAATATACCCACGCGGTTTACGCTGTGTATGCTGTGCGTAGGGACCATGTGATTAGGGACCTCATTCGTATGTTGAGGGTATCACGtagcgtgaaaaaaaacgtcatCTTAATATTGCTGACAGGCAGAGAAGCAGCGGATCTGTCAGATAACCTCGTTTACGTGAAGGTTTACTCTTATAAATAG